The DNA region GTGGCCTCGCGAAGATTCTGACGTGGTACGACAACGAGTACGGCTTCTCCTGCCGGATGCTCGACGTGGCGCGGTACGTCACCGAGGAGTAAGTCGACAGGGCGAAACGTCTCAGTTTTTCGCGTTTTAGATGGTTCGACAGAGTCGCTGAGCGATACAGACGCTGCAAAGTCCTCGCACTCTCGCCCTTTGCGAGTCCACGGAAGCTTTCGAGTCCGCGGTAGTGAAGACGCACTCTCGACTTCCGGAAGAAAACACCTGTCCGGTCTTCTTTAAACTACAGATTATTGATATATTTCGGACATCGGGCTGAATAAGGGCACATATTTAGCAGAACTCAAACGAGAAGCGGTAGCTGGGGACCCGTTTCGTTATCGCGTCTGGAGAGTGGTGGTGTGGATCGAATTTCGGACCATGCACCAAGGCCATGATCGACATCAAGGGAAATTCCTACACGGGTAGCCCCTGACAGTAAAGTATGAGCGTTATCTTGGAGTTTACCATCCGCTCTGACCAATTCACGCTCGGCCATATACTCTCGGAAGCGGGTGACATGCACTTCGAACTCGAACGCATCGTCCCGACGGGCGGTCACATCATGCCGTTCGTCTGGGTCTCCACAGAGGGGGATCCGAACGAAGACCTCCCCCGATTCGAAGAGAACATCAGAGAGAGTAATTTAGACCTAGAACTGCTCGCTCTCGACCGGGTAGACGACGGGGGACTCTATCGGATCGAGTGGAAGAGTCAAACGCAGGGACTCATCAACGGCCTCGGGGAGTCGGAGGCGACGGTGCTTGAGGCCTTCGGCGACGGAAGTTGGACGTTCCGCGTTCGGTTCACGGACCACGATAAACTGACCGACTTCCACAATTACCTGACCGATCGCGATATCACGATCCATATCATCCGGACGTACACCTTCGCGGAAGAGGGGGTTCGCCGTCGCGATTTCGGTCTCACGAATGAACAGCGCGAGGCATTAGTGCTCGCCCTCCAGCGGGGCTACTTCAACACCCCTAGTGAGGTGACCCTTGACGAACTGGCGGAGGAACTCGGAATTACGAAACAGGCGATATCGGACCGCATCCGTCGCGGTAACGAGAAGATGTTACGGCCGCTGCTGCTCTCCTCGGCGGCCCGCTAACACTCCCTGTCACTCGGGTACTTATAAAAGGGTTGACGCGTCAGGAATAGAATTGACGCCACCAGGCCCATTGAGGTTTATCTGTGATGGAAGACGAACAGTCTGCGGACATCAGCGGAGAGAAACCATCCACTGATGCGCTATATGCTATACTGGCGAGTGAAACTCGGCGGCAACTCCTTCACTACTTTCAGGTGAGCGAACAGAACGACAGTTCACTCGACGAACTCGCGGATTTCCTCGTCTCCCAGGATGGTGGGGTCGATACCCCGGAAAAAGCGAAAATTATCCTTCACCATCAGGATCTGCCGAAACTC from Haloprofundus halobius includes:
- a CDS encoding helix-turn-helix domain-containing protein: MSVILEFTIRSDQFTLGHILSEAGDMHFELERIVPTGGHIMPFVWVSTEGDPNEDLPRFEENIRESNLDLELLALDRVDDGGLYRIEWKSQTQGLINGLGESEATVLEAFGDGSWTFRVRFTDHDKLTDFHNYLTDRDITIHIIRTYTFAEEGVRRRDFGLTNEQREALVLALQRGYFNTPSEVTLDELAEELGITKQAISDRIRRGNEKMLRPLLLSSAAR
- a CDS encoding DUF7344 domain-containing protein, translating into MEDEQSADISGEKPSTDALYAILASETRRQLLHYFQVSEQNDSSLDELADFLVSQDGGVDTPEKAKIILHHQDLPKLARYGVVDYDRRSNSVRYRGQSRLEELLPQSSG